From Listeria swaminathanii, the proteins below share one genomic window:
- a CDS encoding DEAD/DEAH box helicase, translating into MTESNIPSFWAEKWKEHGYETPTEIQSAMYQPIKDGADVLAVSPTGTGKTVAYSLPTLEKIEAIPKTQWLILAPSHELVMQITEVIRSWLPSDELTVISLIGGANVKRQIEKLKKKPQIIVASPGRALELIKQKKIKMHEIKTITLDECDQLLRQENFKSTLEIVESAVRDRQLTLVSATKLENPEAFFAQTENTPVMLEVTAKPEELTNVEHLYMDVESRDKATLLRRISHIKDMRGLVFVKDKPRMEILLEKLHYDKVKAAGIHGEIRKEKRKKYLDDFKKGTLTYLIVTDVAARGLDIEDLPYVIHYDLAASEKEYTHRSGRTGRMGKSGTVITFANPREIRTLKQYLTIHNLKGKQVRFYQGKLLDGAVPENKIAKKATRPPKQVQKGKKDDTKKPFRKDKPSGAAGLGRKEKPSSSSKPARNNKPNKFNKKQNNFKKS; encoded by the coding sequence ATGACAGAATCAAATATCCCAAGCTTTTGGGCGGAAAAATGGAAAGAACATGGTTATGAAACGCCAACAGAGATTCAAAGCGCAATGTACCAACCAATCAAAGACGGGGCAGATGTACTCGCAGTATCACCAACTGGAACGGGGAAAACAGTAGCTTATTCACTACCAACCCTTGAAAAAATAGAAGCAATTCCAAAAACACAATGGCTTATTTTAGCGCCATCTCATGAATTAGTTATGCAAATCACGGAAGTAATCCGTTCATGGTTACCAAGCGATGAATTGACGGTTATATCTTTAATCGGAGGAGCCAACGTTAAACGGCAAATCGAAAAACTTAAGAAAAAACCACAAATTATTGTAGCCTCTCCAGGTCGCGCGCTTGAACTAATCAAACAAAAGAAAATTAAAATGCACGAAATCAAAACAATCACATTGGACGAATGTGACCAATTACTTCGCCAAGAAAATTTTAAAAGTACACTTGAAATTGTCGAAAGTGCCGTTCGCGATCGCCAATTAACACTTGTATCAGCAACAAAACTAGAAAATCCAGAAGCCTTTTTCGCGCAAACAGAAAATACGCCAGTGATGCTAGAAGTTACAGCGAAACCGGAAGAATTAACGAACGTAGAACATTTGTATATGGACGTTGAATCACGTGATAAAGCGACATTATTGCGCCGAATTTCGCATATTAAAGACATGCGCGGCCTCGTTTTCGTGAAAGACAAACCGCGAATGGAAATTTTGCTAGAAAAACTGCATTACGATAAAGTAAAAGCAGCTGGAATTCACGGCGAAATTCGCAAAGAAAAACGCAAAAAATATCTTGATGACTTTAAAAAAGGTACATTGACTTATTTAATCGTGACAGATGTCGCGGCTCGTGGGCTTGATATTGAGGATTTACCATACGTTATTCACTATGACTTAGCGGCAAGCGAAAAAGAGTACACACACCGCTCTGGACGTACTGGACGAATGGGCAAATCAGGCACGGTAATTACCTTTGCCAACCCACGTGAAATAAGAACATTAAAACAATATTTAACAATCCACAATTTAAAAGGTAAACAAGTTCGCTTTTACCAAGGGAAACTTCTTGACGGGGCAGTGCCAGAAAATAAAATTGCCAAAAAAGCAACAAGACCACCAAAACAAGTTCAAAAAGGCAAAAAAGACGATACGAAAAAACCGTTCCGCAAAGATAAACCAAGTGGAGCAGCTGGTTTAGGACGTAAAGAAAAGCCTAGTAGTTCGTCTAAACCTGCACGTAATAACAAACCAAATAAATTTAACAAAAAACAAAACAATTTTAAAAAATCATAA
- a CDS encoding Gfo/Idh/MocA family protein: MKLGIMGTNWITDSFIEGAINSGEWNLTAVYSRTEEKARAFGEKYGELTYFTDIEEMGKSDACDAVYIASPNALHYQHAVSLLKNKKHVIVEKPIFSTVAELEHAHQIARENNVFLFEAARHIQEPNFKRLQESIEKVGTIHGATLAYMKYSSRYDQVLNGEEPNIFSLKFSGGSIVDLGVYSLYSAITLFGEPVKATYFATKLPTGVDGLGPIILEYPTFNVTIIQGKNSQSFLPSEIYGQKGTLIVDPLTGIEHITFYDNATKEETELAGPTVANDMQFEAAEFARIIEQSDRDTYEYLADLSLKVLRVSNELRHQNDIWFDAEK, from the coding sequence ATGAAACTTGGAATTATGGGAACAAACTGGATTACAGATTCTTTTATCGAAGGTGCCATTAATTCGGGCGAATGGAATCTCACGGCTGTTTATTCGCGCACAGAAGAAAAAGCACGCGCATTTGGAGAAAAATACGGAGAGTTGACTTATTTCACGGATATTGAAGAAATGGGCAAATCAGACGCATGTGACGCTGTTTATATTGCTTCTCCTAATGCACTTCATTATCAACACGCGGTTAGCTTACTTAAAAATAAAAAACATGTGATTGTCGAAAAACCAATTTTTTCTACAGTGGCAGAGTTAGAGCATGCGCACCAAATTGCTCGTGAAAACAATGTCTTTTTATTTGAAGCCGCACGCCACATCCAAGAACCCAACTTCAAACGTCTACAAGAAAGCATTGAAAAAGTGGGAACCATTCACGGTGCAACACTTGCCTACATGAAATATTCTTCCAGATATGATCAAGTTTTAAACGGTGAAGAACCAAACATCTTCTCCTTGAAATTCTCTGGAGGTTCGATTGTTGATTTAGGCGTGTATTCACTTTACTCGGCGATTACATTATTCGGCGAACCCGTTAAAGCGACTTACTTTGCGACAAAATTACCAACCGGTGTGGACGGACTTGGCCCAATTATTCTTGAATATCCAACATTCAACGTCACCATCATTCAAGGAAAAAATTCCCAATCCTTCTTACCAAGCGAAATTTACGGTCAAAAGGGAACTTTAATCGTGGATCCACTTACTGGAATTGAACATATTACCTTTTACGATAACGCGACAAAAGAAGAAACCGAACTCGCTGGTCCAACCGTTGCCAATGATATGCAATTTGAAGCGGCTGAGTTTGCAAGAATTATCGAACAAAGTGACCGAGATACATACGAATACTTAGCAGACCTAAGCTTAAAAGTATTACGTGTCTCCAACGAACTACGTCACCAAAACGATATTTGGTTTGACGCTGAAAAATAA
- a CDS encoding LacI family DNA-binding transcriptional regulator, whose translation MVGIKDIAKKAGVSISTVSYALNGSPKVTEKTRKRIMTIANELNYIPNMAARTLKTRETKIIGVYLTNYGGIFYGTLLEGLTQTLYKHGYELIACSGTKTHRFLPEKMIDGAIILDANFPSSEIINYANRGHKLVVLDRELTHENVSQVLLDNKGGATLAIDYLSTNFKGDFYVITGPDDSYDARVRLETAKQELARSGDKKVHIIEGDFSEQSGEKAAATIAKNWKAPVSVFALNDNMAIGMYRYFAGTDLEIGKDVRIIGFDNTDISEYLVPRLATIEYSKYKWGAVAADKLVELLEGEKAENEIIYTTRISGPSVSNN comes from the coding sequence GTGGTAGGAATTAAAGATATCGCGAAAAAGGCAGGGGTTTCCATTTCAACAGTATCCTACGCACTTAATGGCAGCCCGAAAGTGACCGAAAAAACGCGAAAACGAATTATGACCATCGCAAATGAATTGAATTATATTCCCAATATGGCAGCACGAACGTTAAAAACAAGAGAGACAAAAATTATCGGCGTCTATTTAACGAACTACGGCGGGATTTTTTACGGGACATTACTTGAAGGTTTAACGCAAACGCTATATAAACACGGATATGAACTCATTGCTTGCAGTGGCACGAAAACACACCGATTTTTACCCGAAAAAATGATTGATGGCGCTATTATTTTAGACGCGAATTTCCCGTCGAGCGAAATTATCAATTATGCTAATCGCGGTCATAAATTAGTGGTGCTTGACCGGGAGCTCACGCATGAAAACGTTAGCCAAGTCTTACTCGATAATAAAGGCGGCGCAACACTTGCAATCGATTATTTATCTACTAATTTTAAAGGTGACTTTTATGTGATTACTGGTCCCGATGATTCGTACGATGCAAGGGTCAGACTCGAAACAGCGAAACAAGAACTTGCCCGCTCTGGCGATAAAAAAGTGCATATCATCGAAGGAGACTTTTCCGAACAAAGCGGTGAAAAAGCAGCAGCAACAATCGCTAAAAACTGGAAAGCACCCGTGTCCGTATTCGCCTTAAATGATAATATGGCCATCGGTATGTATCGCTATTTTGCTGGCACGGATTTAGAAATTGGCAAAGACGTGCGAATTATTGGCTTCGATAATACCGATATTAGCGAGTATTTAGTGCCACGCCTTGCAACTATCGAATATTCGAAGTACAAATGGGGTGCAGTTGCTGCCGATAAACTTGTCGAACTGCTCGAGGGTGAAAAAGCTGAAAATGAAATAATCTATACAACTAGAATCAGTGGTCCATCTGTTTCAAACAATTAG
- a CDS encoding GH36-type glycosyl hydrolase domain-containing protein, with the protein MTTLKEIKKADLAAAFYPSGELAWLKLKDIMLNQVIQNPLENRLSQIYVRAHVANKVEVYPLLTADAEVGFNEHGVEYRGTVGPYRYIVEMQFHSRGWFYDVTVDGEGTFDLVYLQDLGLAEQAAVRTNEAYMSQYIDYHVTEGANGFTIQARQNQPQNNRFPAVQIGALTNIVGYATDGFDIYGTNYKLTNELAGLAEKSLPNRVYQYEFAQISLQTAPFTNHAETSFYGYTTENQPKASGAPIENLAEIKANIPEQIYQPGTKVIRAKNIGTPITGEPISEKWLQAKFPDRIQEEKQNGALLSFFTPNYAHVVTREKEAELERPHGSILLDKVAVLNPEATLSATTYMYGAFLSQLVAGNTNMNKWNSHARNPLNILQTSGLRIYIEQNGELQLLGVPSIWETSTNYSTWYYQWNNDLITVRTTLTAESKEAFVTVHSEKGHPYKLVLTNQVTMGTNEYDTTVKKEIKAGSVTYFPAADSPILETYPALQFRVDGTYNEITDESYFAKEYAGTAGLDVFVFEPSENATFHVQAKLTDEFSVQNQDLEAANKEIRASYDELTAQFHLNHQSPTAEKLNLTVYWYAHQMLVHYASPHGLEQYSGAAWGTRDVSQGPFEFFLATGNKAVLRQLVLTIFAHQYQDTGDWPQWFMFDKYTSIQQEESHGDVIVWPLKIIGDYLEMSGDTEILEESIPFVDRTSKTFTTEKGTLLDHIELAVHTIESRFMKGTALSNYGDGDWDDTLQPANAQLKKNMVSSWTVALTYQTFKRLATFLPAGDEYGALAKRVQADFAKYMTADTDVIPGFLYLEEGKAPVWMIHPEDKETNIKYRLIPLTRSIIAELVDKKQAGRNFDIIGEHLLHPDGVRLMSEPAHYAGGVSTHFKRAEQAANFGREVGLQYVHAHIRYIEALAKIGDIEAWHMLDVINPINIKEVVPNAALRQSNTYFSSSDAAFLDRYQAQNEFGRVKEGSIPVKGGWRIYSSGPGIYLHQLISSVLGIRQTEQALIFDPILPEELDGLECHIELDNYPLDITFESADVAGIIVNGEEQPVENDVNAYRTGALILPKENLTTKCSQITIKFQKNNRL; encoded by the coding sequence GTGACAACATTAAAGGAAATTAAAAAGGCGGACTTAGCAGCGGCATTTTATCCAAGTGGAGAACTCGCTTGGTTGAAGTTGAAGGATATTATGTTGAATCAAGTCATTCAAAATCCGTTAGAGAACCGTTTATCGCAAATATATGTACGAGCGCATGTGGCAAATAAAGTGGAGGTTTATCCGCTTTTAACCGCAGATGCAGAAGTTGGATTTAATGAGCACGGTGTAGAATATCGCGGGACAGTTGGACCGTATCGTTATATTGTAGAAATGCAATTCCATTCACGCGGCTGGTTTTATGATGTAACGGTGGATGGGGAAGGAACTTTTGACCTTGTTTATTTACAAGATTTAGGTCTTGCTGAACAAGCGGCAGTGCGGACGAATGAAGCCTACATGTCGCAATATATTGATTACCATGTGACGGAAGGAGCGAATGGTTTTACGATTCAAGCGCGCCAAAACCAACCACAAAACAATCGCTTTCCAGCAGTCCAAATTGGCGCTTTAACGAACATTGTTGGCTATGCAACAGATGGATTTGATATATACGGTACCAATTATAAACTTACTAATGAACTTGCGGGGCTCGCGGAGAAATCACTGCCAAATCGAGTCTATCAATATGAATTCGCGCAAATCTCCTTACAAACCGCGCCATTCACGAATCACGCAGAAACAAGTTTTTACGGCTACACAACCGAAAATCAACCTAAAGCATCTGGAGCACCGATTGAAAATTTGGCCGAAATAAAAGCGAACATTCCGGAACAAATTTATCAACCAGGTACGAAAGTCATCCGCGCCAAAAATATCGGAACCCCAATTACCGGCGAACCAATTTCTGAAAAATGGTTACAAGCAAAGTTTCCAGACAGAATCCAAGAAGAAAAACAAAACGGCGCACTCCTTTCCTTTTTCACACCAAACTATGCGCATGTCGTGACGCGTGAAAAGGAAGCTGAGCTAGAACGTCCGCACGGCAGCATTTTGCTAGATAAAGTGGCTGTTTTAAACCCCGAAGCAACTCTTTCGGCGACAACGTACATGTACGGCGCGTTTTTATCGCAATTGGTTGCTGGAAACACCAATATGAACAAATGGAATAGCCATGCGCGCAATCCGCTTAATATTTTGCAAACAAGTGGCTTGAGAATTTATATCGAACAAAATGGCGAACTTCAACTACTCGGCGTGCCGTCTATTTGGGAAACGAGCACGAACTATTCAACTTGGTATTACCAGTGGAATAACGATCTAATTACCGTACGGACGACATTAACCGCCGAAAGTAAAGAAGCGTTCGTCACTGTTCATTCTGAAAAAGGCCACCCGTATAAATTGGTGCTCACAAACCAAGTAACAATGGGTACAAATGAATACGATACAACGGTGAAAAAGGAAATCAAAGCGGGCAGTGTAACTTATTTCCCAGCCGCAGATTCACCGATTTTAGAAACCTATCCAGCGCTTCAATTCCGGGTGGATGGAACTTACAACGAGATAACCGATGAAAGCTATTTTGCAAAAGAGTATGCAGGAACAGCTGGTTTGGATGTCTTCGTATTTGAACCAAGCGAAAACGCGACTTTCCACGTGCAAGCGAAATTAACGGATGAATTTTCGGTGCAAAACCAAGACTTAGAAGCAGCAAACAAAGAAATCCGAGCAAGCTATGACGAATTAACCGCCCAGTTCCATTTAAATCACCAAAGCCCAACTGCAGAAAAATTAAACTTAACGGTTTATTGGTACGCGCACCAAATGCTCGTTCATTACGCATCGCCGCACGGTTTAGAGCAATACAGCGGGGCGGCGTGGGGGACACGTGACGTAAGCCAAGGTCCATTTGAGTTTTTCCTAGCAACCGGGAACAAAGCTGTTTTACGCCAACTTGTATTAACAATCTTCGCTCATCAATATCAGGATACTGGCGACTGGCCGCAATGGTTTATGTTTGATAAATATACATCGATTCAACAAGAAGAAAGTCACGGCGATGTAATCGTTTGGCCACTGAAAATTATTGGCGATTACTTGGAAATGAGTGGGGATACTGAGATTCTCGAAGAAAGCATTCCATTTGTCGACCGTACTTCAAAAACATTTACAACTGAAAAAGGTACACTGTTAGATCATATCGAATTGGCAGTGCACACTATCGAATCACGCTTTATGAAAGGAACAGCACTTTCTAACTACGGCGATGGTGACTGGGATGACACGCTTCAACCAGCTAATGCGCAATTGAAGAAAAACATGGTTTCCAGCTGGACAGTTGCTTTAACGTATCAAACATTTAAACGATTAGCGACATTCTTGCCAGCAGGAGATGAATACGGCGCTTTAGCAAAACGGGTTCAAGCTGATTTTGCTAAATATATGACAGCGGATACCGACGTCATTCCTGGTTTCCTCTATTTAGAAGAAGGAAAAGCGCCAGTTTGGATGATTCATCCGGAAGACAAAGAAACAAATATTAAGTATCGCTTAATTCCACTAACAAGAAGCATAATTGCCGAATTAGTTGATAAAAAACAAGCGGGTCGTAACTTTGACATTATAGGTGAGCATTTACTTCACCCAGATGGCGTAAGGTTAATGAGTGAGCCAGCTCATTATGCAGGCGGTGTGAGCACTCATTTCAAACGGGCGGAACAAGCCGCGAACTTTGGTCGAGAAGTCGGTTTGCAATACGTGCATGCGCATATTCGTTATATCGAAGCACTCGCAAAAATTGGCGATATAGAAGCTTGGCATATGCTGGATGTTATTAATCCAATCAATATAAAAGAAGTAGTGCCAAACGCAGCTCTGCGCCAAAGTAACACCTATTTTAGTAGTTCCGATGCGGCATTTTTAGATCGCTATCAAGCACAAAATGAGTTCGGCCGTGTGAAAGAAGGAAGCATTCCAGTGAAAGGTGGCTGGCGGATTTATTCGAGTGGTCCAGGAATATATTTACACCAATTAATCAGTTCGGTTCTCGGTATTCGCCAAACGGAACAAGCGCTTATTTTTGATCCGATTTTGCCAGAAGAATTAGATGGATTGGAATGTCATATTGAACTGGATAATTATCCGCTAGATATTACTTTTGAAAGCGCTGATGTGGCGGGAATTATCGTGAATGGCGAGGAACAACCAGTGGAAAATGACGTGAATGCGTACCGAACTGGCGCCCTTATTTTGCCGAAAGAGAACTTAACGACAAAATGTTCACAAATCACGATTAAATTTCAAAAAAATAACCGTCTCTAA
- a CDS encoding glycoside hydrolase family 3 N-terminal domain-containing protein, with protein sequence MKQEKVQDLVNQMTLDEKIAQCLQLSPFLFKGTNKNAELTGPLLQEMKLTDTHTENAGSVLGSSSALDMIGIQEAYLKTNRLGIPLVFMADVIHGYKTVFPIPLALGCSFDRETVRVMAEVSALEATADGHHVTFSPMLDLVRDPRWGRVMESTGEDPFLNSELGKAMVAGYQGDASELAENKERMAACVKHFAAYGAAEAGLEYNTVNMSTRELYQNYLPAYNAAIQAGAKLVMTAFNVVDGIPATMNKWLNRDVLRGEMNFDGVLISDWGAVAEVINHGTARNPKEAAQFSMEAGVDLEMMTTCYIHELKGLIEEGKLAESLLDEAVFRMLHLKNDLGLFEDPYRGLKNSDRSEDILTDESRGKARAAGVESAVLLENKNQLLPLDKATKIALVGPLATSADILGGWNVYGEEKDGINVETGLREVFKNVSTVSTDYTEFSSEDKVAVKAAVQDADVVVLALGEKNEWGGEAGSLATIRLPEAQYDLAKFVQTLGKPVVITLFNGRPLEVKELAESSDALLELWFPGTEAGRVTADLLSGVSNPSGKLSMSFPQTTGQIPVYYNHLRTGRPQTPENKGERYVSHYLDIPNEPFYPFGYGKSYSEFTLKTAELPTELNLGESLHVEVTIKNTSEIAGKEVIQVYLQDVTASISRPVKELKAFEKVALLAGEEKTVSFELTSEAFSFYNHQLEKVQEPGLHRVFVGTSSEDVDVFEVEVGGYV encoded by the coding sequence ATGAAACAAGAAAAAGTACAGGATTTAGTCAATCAAATGACCTTAGATGAAAAAATCGCCCAATGTCTTCAACTTTCGCCTTTTCTTTTTAAAGGTACTAATAAAAATGCAGAACTTACAGGGCCGCTTCTTCAAGAAATGAAATTAACGGATACACATACAGAAAATGCAGGGTCGGTGCTTGGATCAAGTTCGGCGCTCGATATGATTGGTATTCAAGAAGCATACTTAAAAACAAATCGACTAGGAATTCCGCTTGTTTTTATGGCGGATGTTATACATGGGTATAAAACTGTTTTTCCAATTCCACTTGCGCTTGGATGTTCGTTTGACCGAGAAACGGTTCGAGTAATGGCGGAAGTTTCGGCACTTGAGGCAACAGCGGACGGGCATCATGTCACTTTTTCACCAATGCTTGATTTAGTACGGGATCCGAGATGGGGACGCGTGATGGAATCGACTGGTGAGGATCCATTTTTAAATAGTGAACTTGGGAAAGCGATGGTTGCTGGTTATCAAGGTGATGCGAGTGAACTTGCTGAAAACAAAGAGCGAATGGCTGCTTGTGTGAAACATTTTGCGGCATATGGGGCGGCTGAGGCTGGACTGGAATACAATACGGTAAATATGTCAACGCGCGAACTATATCAAAATTATTTACCAGCTTATAATGCTGCAATTCAAGCCGGAGCCAAATTGGTAATGACAGCTTTTAATGTCGTGGACGGGATTCCGGCGACGATGAACAAATGGCTGAACCGGGATGTGTTACGTGGTGAAATGAATTTTGATGGCGTACTAATTTCTGATTGGGGCGCGGTTGCGGAAGTAATTAATCATGGAACTGCGAGAAATCCCAAAGAAGCGGCGCAATTTTCGATGGAAGCGGGCGTTGACTTAGAAATGATGACGACTTGCTATATCCACGAATTAAAAGGATTGATTGAAGAAGGTAAACTAGCTGAAAGCCTTTTGGATGAAGCGGTATTCCGGATGTTACATTTGAAAAATGATTTAGGCCTTTTTGAAGATCCATATCGCGGCTTAAAAAATAGCGATCGTTCAGAAGACATTTTAACCGATGAAAGTCGCGGGAAAGCACGTGCGGCGGGTGTGGAATCGGCTGTGTTATTAGAAAATAAAAATCAATTGCTTCCGCTAGATAAAGCGACTAAAATTGCGCTAGTTGGCCCACTTGCGACATCAGCTGATATTCTTGGCGGCTGGAACGTATACGGTGAAGAAAAAGATGGCATTAACGTTGAAACCGGCCTACGCGAGGTATTTAAAAATGTCTCTACTGTTTCGACGGACTATACAGAATTTAGCTCAGAGGATAAAGTGGCGGTAAAAGCTGCGGTACAAGATGCAGATGTTGTAGTTCTTGCGCTAGGTGAAAAAAATGAGTGGGGCGGAGAGGCAGGAAGTCTCGCTACAATTCGTTTACCCGAAGCGCAATATGACTTAGCGAAATTTGTACAAACGCTTGGAAAACCAGTGGTCATTACTTTGTTTAACGGAAGACCGCTCGAAGTAAAAGAACTTGCGGAGTCTAGTGATGCGCTACTCGAATTGTGGTTCCCAGGCACAGAAGCAGGACGTGTTACTGCAGATTTATTGAGTGGCGTGAGCAATCCTTCTGGGAAATTATCAATGTCATTCCCACAAACGACCGGCCAAATTCCTGTTTATTATAATCATTTACGTACTGGTCGACCGCAAACACCGGAAAATAAAGGTGAGCGTTACGTATCACATTATCTCGATATTCCTAACGAACCATTTTATCCATTTGGCTACGGGAAAAGTTATAGCGAATTTACGCTGAAAACCGCGGAACTTCCGACAGAATTAAACTTAGGCGAATCGCTTCACGTGGAAGTAACGATTAAAAATACGAGTGAAATTGCTGGAAAAGAAGTAATCCAAGTGTATTTACAAGACGTAACAGCGAGCATTTCACGACCTGTCAAAGAACTCAAAGCATTTGAAAAAGTGGCGCTTCTTGCAGGCGAAGAAAAAACAGTTTCATTTGAATTAACTAGCGAAGCGTTTTCCTTCTATAACCATCAACTTGAAAAAGTGCAGGAACCGGGACTTCACCGCGTTTTTGTTGGGACTAGTAGTGAAGATGTTGACGTTTTTGAAGTGGAAGTAGGTGGATACGTGTGA
- a CDS encoding sugar ABC transporter substrate-binding protein — MKKKMFVVLALVLSLSLVLMACGGSKDDANSSDSKVLNVWAMGDEAKSLKEIAQKFTKDTGIEVKVQVIPWANAHDKLLTAVASKSGPDVVQMGTTWMPEFVEAGALLDITKDVEKSKNMNSDLFFPGSVKTTQFDGKTYGVPWYAETRVLFYRTDLLKKVGYDEAPKTWDDLSDAALKLSKRGKDMYGFAIDPNEQTTGFIFGRQNGSPLFDKDGTPVFNKKPFVDTVTYLDSFIKNGSAPDTDLGLDASQSFGGDGIVPMFMSGPWMVNTLKDTAPDIDGKWATAVLPKKENNESSLGGANLSIFKYSDKKDDALKFMDYMSQPDVQLSWLKDTNSMPARMDAWEDDMLKNDPYYKVFGEQMKTAEPMPLIPQFEEIAQLYGKSWEQIYRGGADVQTQMDTFNDQVETLLKK, encoded by the coding sequence ATGAAGAAAAAGATGTTTGTCGTTTTAGCTTTAGTGTTGTCGCTTAGTTTGGTATTAATGGCGTGTGGTGGGTCAAAGGATGATGCAAATTCCAGCGACTCTAAAGTGTTAAATGTTTGGGCTATGGGAGATGAAGCCAAATCATTAAAAGAAATCGCACAGAAATTCACGAAAGACACTGGTATTGAAGTGAAAGTTCAAGTTATTCCTTGGGCAAACGCACATGATAAATTACTAACAGCAGTCGCTTCTAAATCCGGCCCCGATGTTGTCCAAATGGGAACTACATGGATGCCTGAATTTGTCGAAGCTGGCGCATTACTTGATATTACAAAAGACGTAGAAAAAAGTAAAAATATGAACTCTGATTTATTTTTCCCTGGTTCTGTAAAAACAACCCAATTTGATGGAAAAACTTATGGTGTTCCGTGGTATGCAGAAACTCGTGTCCTTTTCTACCGTACTGATTTACTGAAAAAAGTTGGTTATGATGAAGCACCAAAAACTTGGGATGACCTATCTGACGCTGCACTTAAACTTTCAAAACGTGGTAAAGATATGTACGGCTTTGCAATTGATCCAAACGAACAAACTACTGGTTTCATTTTCGGACGCCAAAATGGCTCCCCGCTTTTCGATAAAGATGGCACTCCAGTTTTCAATAAAAAACCATTCGTAGATACTGTTACTTATTTAGATAGTTTCATTAAAAACGGTTCCGCGCCAGACACTGACCTTGGTCTAGATGCTTCTCAAAGCTTTGGCGGCGACGGAATTGTACCAATGTTCATGAGTGGTCCTTGGATGGTTAATACGCTCAAAGACACTGCCCCTGACATTGACGGAAAATGGGCTACTGCTGTATTACCTAAAAAAGAAAATAACGAATCAAGCTTAGGTGGCGCTAACCTTTCTATCTTCAAATATAGTGATAAAAAAGATGATGCCCTTAAATTCATGGACTATATGAGCCAACCTGACGTGCAATTATCTTGGTTGAAAGATACAAACTCCATGCCCGCTCGTATGGATGCATGGGAAGACGATATGCTGAAAAACGACCCTTACTACAAAGTATTCGGTGAACAAATGAAAACGGCTGAACCAATGCCACTAATCCCACAATTTGAAGAAATCGCGCAATTATACGGAAAATCTTGGGAACAAATTTATCGTGGTGGTGCAGATGTACAAACACAAATGGATACATTTAACGATCAAGTAGAAACACTTCTTAAAAAATAA
- a CDS encoding carbohydrate ABC transporter permease: MKQFLNKNTPYLFISPALFLLLLFSLLPILLAFVISFTDIDLVGLADYSKINFIGIDNYVNIMQDPVFLKSIFNTLFYVVIGVPLVIICSLGIALMINFSQAKIFQFFRLIFYTPSITNVVAVAVVWSYLYNPRFGLLNYLLSFLDLGPVPWLQDPTIAKLSLIILAVWRAIGVNMIIFLAALQGIPREYYEAASLDGANSRQQLFKITVPMLRFAIFFVTVTTMIGWLQFFEEPFVMTEGGPLDSTNSVALFIYQNGFQLSKFGYAAAGSFILFIAIIIITIIQFRIQRKNNGGDI; encoded by the coding sequence ATGAAACAATTTCTAAATAAAAACACGCCATATTTGTTTATTTCGCCAGCACTGTTTTTACTTCTTCTGTTTTCCCTACTTCCGATTTTGCTTGCTTTTGTCATTAGTTTTACAGATATCGATTTAGTCGGGCTTGCCGATTATTCTAAGATTAACTTCATTGGTATAGATAATTACGTCAATATTATGCAAGACCCGGTATTTTTAAAATCTATTTTTAACACGCTTTTCTATGTAGTTATTGGCGTTCCGCTTGTTATTATTTGTTCGCTTGGGATTGCGCTGATGATTAACTTCTCGCAAGCAAAGATTTTCCAGTTTTTCCGGTTAATCTTCTACACTCCGTCAATTACAAACGTTGTCGCTGTAGCAGTTGTTTGGAGTTACTTATATAATCCACGCTTTGGTTTACTTAATTACTTGCTTTCCTTTTTAGATCTAGGTCCTGTTCCGTGGTTACAAGACCCTACCATCGCCAAATTATCACTGATTATCTTAGCTGTTTGGCGAGCGATTGGTGTCAATATGATTATTTTCTTAGCCGCACTTCAAGGGATTCCGCGCGAATACTACGAAGCTGCCTCACTTGACGGAGCGAATAGTCGTCAACAATTATTTAAAATTACCGTTCCAATGCTTCGTTTCGCGATTTTCTTTGTAACCGTAACGACGATGATTGGTTGGTTGCAATTCTTCGAGGAACCGTTCGTCATGACAGAAGGCGGGCCGCTCGATAGCACGAACTCAGTCGCCCTATTTATCTATCAAAACGGTTTCCAACTAAGTAAGTTTGGTTATGCCGCTGCTGGATCGTTCATCTTGTTTATCGCGATTATTATTATCACGATTATCCAGTTCCGGATTCAGCGCAAAAATAATGGCGGGGATATTTAA